A genomic stretch from Actinomadura rubteroloni includes:
- a CDS encoding SAV_2336 N-terminal domain-related protein — protein MNDRLVRALADVKLADGERLSVREICDVLWLCRNPPPPDDPGPAPDEPEQRDVPPPDEPDAPLTGPSGTTDGTGANLFRPADRAEGAVPDAPAAGRVALRTAPELPRGLDIARSLRRFKRVTRPGPPEIDIDASVEAIAEARVFTVRTHRPEVRVLDLSLVVDAGSSMRVWGRTFDALEAVLAQVGAFRTVTRWELRLRGGDVRIADAGGAEHPPGRLADPSGSRLVLVATDAVGDGWYDREGWEAIGNWAAQMPTALLQMLPRRYWPDTAHGAPGYGVQAKHPGAPNSACVVRHPPWVPDRDDPLLPVVSLEAGALRRWTDAVVAGTGWADAVPLPSLPETARPAVANRALTPDERVRAFRHRASPGARRLAEVLSGASRLDLPLIAALQRDLVRGTGLEERAELFVGGLLEEIERDVYGFRPGVAELLQRGATAFERYDALNAVYAHGVRQGYWPGTSFDHMLALLRDDAGLDRLDPRARPFAVFARDFAVRLGLMAAERRDAIAATGPGPGLGTGPGPAVEAPAPTRPERVPSPTPAEPGAEPRLTREEFRGTLDELIAGLGDTPLTLFELGGTGLAAHGVRRDAAGTPRHAIESSRWDGSVRTVWPPGWSPGDGAFVLGTTGAPPDLLTALTDTALGRADPPRDLGAVGLRAVIAPRVSVASTVREAIAASAITQRYALVVLRRHPETGELELDQLPLFEPGARRGDITGRTVRCEPGGPRGVVFAVVAVRDRSPRLLHKDAAFLPPGRHTVTALLRRPGRVGFSTQDGPLNPAPDDRSWRELVASVPRSFNPPPGPVHLVCAVEVSGPADTVAARLEAVRDVVTALAEALQGRALVSVVAYGRHTFDRWRRDERPVSVPAWSVPPAEALRALARVRRDAGDAGDRSAAMAEDMLRTVARRVTPGPGRSALLVVGASPPHPPRTDVRSQILPCPERIDWRRELGELSARGMRLGAIGDAPAQFAAERIPLVANPGPPETGAKTYATDVWRTLSPDAQTWLGAVDARRVVAELGLLPADLLPFPLVETA, from the coding sequence GTGAACGACCGGCTGGTCCGGGCGCTCGCCGACGTCAAGCTGGCGGACGGCGAGCGGCTCAGCGTCCGGGAGATCTGCGACGTGCTGTGGCTGTGCCGCAACCCGCCGCCCCCCGACGACCCCGGACCGGCGCCCGACGAGCCCGAACAGCGCGACGTCCCGCCGCCCGACGAGCCCGACGCGCCGCTGACCGGCCCGAGCGGCACGACCGACGGCACCGGCGCGAACCTCTTCCGTCCGGCCGACCGGGCCGAGGGGGCCGTGCCGGACGCCCCGGCCGCCGGCCGCGTCGCCCTGCGCACCGCCCCCGAGCTGCCGCGCGGGCTGGACATCGCGCGGTCGCTGCGCCGGTTCAAGCGCGTCACGCGTCCCGGCCCGCCGGAGATCGACATCGACGCGAGCGTGGAGGCGATCGCCGAGGCGCGGGTGTTCACCGTCCGGACGCACCGGCCCGAGGTCCGCGTCCTGGACCTGTCGCTCGTCGTGGACGCCGGGTCGTCGATGCGCGTGTGGGGCCGGACGTTCGACGCGCTGGAGGCCGTCCTCGCGCAGGTCGGCGCGTTCCGGACCGTCACCCGGTGGGAGCTGCGGCTGCGCGGCGGGGACGTCCGGATCGCCGACGCGGGCGGCGCCGAGCACCCGCCCGGACGGCTCGCCGACCCGTCCGGCTCGCGGCTCGTGCTCGTCGCCACGGACGCGGTCGGGGACGGCTGGTACGACCGCGAAGGCTGGGAGGCCATCGGGAACTGGGCGGCGCAGATGCCGACCGCGCTGCTCCAGATGCTGCCGCGCCGCTACTGGCCCGACACCGCGCACGGCGCGCCCGGCTACGGCGTGCAGGCCAAGCATCCGGGGGCGCCGAACTCGGCGTGCGTCGTCCGGCATCCGCCGTGGGTGCCCGACCGGGACGATCCGCTGCTGCCCGTCGTGTCGCTGGAGGCGGGCGCGCTGCGGCGGTGGACGGACGCCGTCGTCGCGGGCACCGGCTGGGCGGACGCCGTGCCGCTGCCGAGCCTGCCGGAGACCGCGCGGCCCGCCGTCGCGAACCGGGCGCTGACGCCGGACGAGCGGGTGCGGGCCTTCCGGCACCGGGCGTCGCCGGGGGCGCGGCGGCTGGCGGAGGTGCTGTCGGGCGCGTCCCGGCTGGACCTGCCGCTCATCGCGGCGCTGCAACGCGACCTGGTGCGCGGCACCGGGCTGGAGGAGCGGGCGGAACTGTTCGTCGGCGGGCTGCTGGAGGAGATCGAACGGGACGTCTACGGCTTCCGGCCCGGCGTCGCCGAACTGCTGCAACGCGGCGCGACGGCGTTCGAGCGGTACGACGCGCTGAACGCCGTGTACGCGCACGGCGTCCGGCAGGGCTACTGGCCGGGGACGAGCTTCGACCACATGCTCGCGCTGCTGCGCGACGACGCGGGCCTGGACCGGCTGGACCCCCGGGCGCGGCCGTTCGCGGTGTTCGCGCGCGACTTCGCCGTCCGGCTCGGCCTCATGGCCGCCGAGCGGCGGGACGCGATCGCCGCCACCGGCCCCGGGCCCGGCCTCGGCACCGGCCCCGGTCCCGCCGTCGAGGCCCCGGCGCCGACCCGTCCGGAGCGGGTTCCGTCGCCCACGCCTGCCGAGCCCGGCGCCGAGCCGCGCCTGACGCGCGAGGAGTTCCGCGGCACGCTGGACGAGCTGATCGCCGGCCTCGGCGACACCCCGCTCACCCTGTTCGAGCTGGGCGGCACGGGGCTCGCCGCGCACGGCGTCCGGCGCGACGCGGCGGGCACCCCGCGCCACGCGATCGAGTCGTCGCGCTGGGACGGGTCCGTCCGGACGGTCTGGCCTCCCGGCTGGTCGCCCGGCGACGGCGCGTTCGTCCTCGGCACGACCGGCGCGCCGCCCGACCTGCTCACCGCCCTCACCGACACGGCCCTCGGCCGCGCGGACCCGCCCCGCGACCTCGGCGCCGTCGGCCTGCGGGCGGTGATCGCGCCCCGCGTGAGCGTCGCGTCGACCGTCCGGGAGGCCATCGCCGCGTCCGCGATCACCCAGCGGTACGCGCTGGTCGTGCTGCGGCGGCATCCCGAGACCGGCGAGCTGGAACTCGACCAGCTCCCGCTGTTCGAGCCCGGCGCGCGGCGCGGCGACATCACGGGCCGGACGGTCCGCTGCGAGCCGGGCGGGCCGCGCGGGGTGGTGTTCGCGGTCGTGGCCGTCCGGGACCGATCGCCCCGGCTGCTGCACAAGGACGCCGCGTTCCTCCCGCCCGGACGGCACACAGTGACCGCGCTGCTGCGCCGGCCCGGCCGCGTCGGGTTCTCGACGCAGGACGGCCCGCTGAACCCGGCGCCCGACGACCGGAGCTGGCGGGAACTGGTGGCGTCGGTTCCGAGGTCGTTCAACCCGCCGCCCGGCCCGGTGCACCTGGTGTGCGCGGTGGAGGTCAGCGGCCCGGCGGACACGGTCGCGGCGCGTCTGGAGGCCGTCCGGGACGTGGTCACGGCGCTCGCCGAAGCCCTCCAAGGTCGGGCGCTGGTGTCGGTGGTGGCGTACGGCCGCCACACGTTCGACCGGTGGCGGCGGGACGAACGTCCAGTGTCGGTGCCCGCCTGGTCCGTCCCGCCTGCGGAGGCCCTGCGCGCCCTGGCCCGCGTGCGGCGCGATGCGGGGGACGCGGGCGACCGATCCGCCGCGATGGCGGAGGACATGCTGCGAACCGTCGCGCGCCGCGTCACACCAGGCCCCGGACGGTCGGCGCTGCTCGTCGTGGGCGCGTCCCCACCCCACCCGCCGCGCACGGACGTCCGGTCACAGATCCTCCCGTGCCCCGAACGCATCGATTGGCGACGCGAACTCGGAGAGCTCAGCGCACGCGGCATGCGCCTGGGCGCGATTGGCGACGCCCCGGCCCAGTTCGCCGCCGAACGAATCCCCCTGGTGGCCAACCCCGGCCCGCCCGAGACCGGCGCGAAGACCTACGCGACCGACGTCTGGCGCACCCTGTCCCCGGACGCGCAGACCTGGCTGGGCGCCGTGGACGCCCGCCGCGTGGTCGCCGAACTCGGCCTGCTCCCCGCCGACCTGCTCCCGTTCCCACTGGTGGAAACCGCCTGA
- a CDS encoding DUF5753 domain-containing protein, producing MANRRELDPDRNMYDWAAYELLRLRKVHGASHRVVGEILRKDRTLFSKIEAGESRLQEEDADRLDEIWETGGLLGRIIRWAKSRHSSEWRKDRARREAHADQICVWAPGWVPALAQTENYIRAKLTESGRRNVDAALREALDRQEALNRSPRPLVWLYLDQDALEHPVGGPEVMREQLAKLLELAESPSWAVRVVSRNAGGHVGRDGGFDLYSVGGTASAYTEALGPGRLVIDASEVDQYQVWFRQIGDVAESRSASIALIKAIMEEYR from the coding sequence ATGGCGAACCGACGGGAGTTGGATCCCGACCGGAACATGTACGACTGGGCGGCCTACGAACTGCTCAGACTTCGCAAGGTTCACGGAGCGTCACACCGGGTGGTCGGCGAGATCCTTCGGAAGGATCGGACGCTGTTCTCCAAGATTGAGGCCGGTGAATCCCGCCTCCAGGAGGAGGACGCCGACAGGCTCGACGAGATTTGGGAGACCGGCGGCCTCCTTGGGCGAATTATCCGATGGGCGAAGTCTCGCCACTCCTCCGAGTGGCGGAAAGATCGGGCACGACGGGAAGCCCACGCCGACCAGATCTGCGTCTGGGCGCCTGGCTGGGTGCCCGCACTCGCCCAGACGGAGAACTACATTCGCGCGAAACTCACCGAAAGCGGTCGGCGGAACGTCGACGCGGCCCTTCGGGAGGCGCTTGATCGTCAGGAAGCGCTCAATCGGAGTCCGCGTCCTCTCGTCTGGCTCTACCTGGACCAGGACGCGCTGGAGCACCCGGTTGGCGGGCCGGAGGTCATGCGCGAGCAGCTCGCCAAGCTGCTGGAGCTGGCGGAGTCTCCGTCTTGGGCGGTACGCGTCGTCAGCCGCAACGCGGGCGGTCACGTCGGCCGGGACGGTGGGTTCGACCTGTACAGCGTGGGCGGGACCGCCTCCGCATACACCGAGGCGCTCGGGCCGGGCCGACTGGTGATCGACGCGTCGGAGGTGGACCAGTATCAAGTATGGTTCCGCCAAATAGGCGACGTCGCCGAGAGCCGGAGCGCGTCCATCGCTCTCATCAAGGCGATCATGGAGGAATATCGATGA
- a CDS encoding DUF397 domain-containing protein, giving the protein MIQWRKSSRSEGSVNGACVELAGLSGVVGVRDSKNPDAGHLTLPRETFAALVAHAKDARP; this is encoded by the coding sequence ATGATCCAGTGGCGCAAGTCCAGCCGCAGCGAGGGCAGCGTCAACGGCGCGTGCGTTGAGCTGGCGGGCTTGTCCGGTGTCGTCGGCGTCCGTGACTCGAAGAACCCGGACGCCGGGCACCTGACCCTCCCCCGGGAAACGTTCGCCGCGCTCGTCGCGCACGCGAAGGACGCCCGCCCCTGA
- a CDS encoding DUF397 domain-containing protein — protein sequence MTPLTWQKSSHSGTGGSRSDCVEVAPLTRAIAVRDSKRPDAGHLTLTPETFAALLTRARNARA from the coding sequence ATGACACCCCTCACATGGCAGAAGTCCAGCCACAGCGGAACGGGCGGCTCAAGGTCGGACTGCGTCGAAGTCGCACCGCTCACGCGCGCCATCGCAGTTCGCGACTCGAAGCGCCCCGACGCCGGACACCTCACCCTGACCCCCGAAACGTTCGCCGCCCTCCTGACGCGCGCCAGGAACGCCCGCGCATAA
- a CDS encoding VOC family protein — protein MVMRVAVPVLPCRDVQAARSYFTDVLGFDTIFTWETPPSYAAVIRDTAEFHLYAESSVGPARVTVVVDDVDSCHDELRARGADIVEPLADRPYGMRDFNVRTPDGHLLIFSQPLTEYG, from the coding sequence ATGGTCATGCGGGTGGCGGTTCCCGTGCTGCCGTGCCGAGATGTGCAGGCAGCGCGGTCGTACTTCACAGACGTGCTCGGATTCGACACCATATTCACCTGGGAGACCCCACCTAGCTACGCGGCCGTGATCCGTGACACCGCCGAGTTCCACCTGTACGCCGAAAGCAGCGTCGGCCCGGCCAGAGTGACGGTTGTCGTCGACGACGTCGATTCCTGCCACGACGAGCTGCGCGCCCGCGGCGCCGACATCGTCGAGCCACTGGCTGACCGGCCCTACGGGATGCGCGACTTCAACGTACGGACACCCGATGGGCACTTGTTGATCTTCAGCCAGCCGCTTACCGAGTACGGGTGA
- a CDS encoding alpha/beta fold hydrolase, which translates to MLYWLPGTGASSARLYWESLRQVNEWISGSAGAPVTVPTGCSVFPKELQRPSRRWAERRFPNIRYWNEPGKGGHFAAFEQPALFVDEVRSFFRLVR; encoded by the coding sequence ATGCTCTACTGGCTGCCCGGCACCGGTGCCTCATCCGCCCGGCTGTACTGGGAAAGCCTCCGGCAGGTCAACGAATGGATCTCCGGGTCGGCCGGCGCGCCGGTGACCGTACCCACCGGCTGTTCGGTCTTCCCCAAGGAGCTGCAGCGCCCGTCTCGGCGGTGGGCGGAGCGCCGGTTCCCGAACATCCGGTACTGGAACGAGCCCGGCAAGGGCGGCCACTTCGCGGCGTTCGAGCAGCCGGCGTTGTTCGTCGACGAGGTCCGGTCATTCTTCCGGCTGGTCCGCTGA